One part of the Nostoc sp. PCC 7120 = FACHB-418 genome encodes these proteins:
- a CDS encoding serine/threonine protein kinase produces the protein MIGKLLDHRYQVIRVLAIGGFGQTYIAQDTRRPGNPTCVVKHLKPATSDPRVFETAKRLFNSEAETLENLGHHDQIPRLLAYFDENQEFYLVQEFIDGHTLTEELIPGNRWSEGQVTHLLQEILCILEFVHHQGVIHRDIKPDNIIRRTADNKLVLVDFGAVKQLRTQLVTVGGQSSATVAIGTPGYMPTEQGQGKPRPNSDIYALGIIAIQALTGILPTQLQEDPQTGELIWRHLVNVSDRLAVVLNKMVRYHFKDRYQTASEALQALQNALNPVVAVSSTSAKSLKNSYYQSANPSSPVSRQQTVAVAPTNPVVTKPGRKDSHNSDPLPLLIGIVLAGGAAALVANFYPNVKNFAANVLSNNATSGNKCLAVVAGNSNIRSEPSSINTDTVLQTIGVNTNFEVTGKRTKRGWVEIKFNSSRLAWAHSDVIINDQQWTSCLRDKGIALKTVDDSTLIAARPVPKPQPKLDSFINSAPEPEASPNSQPTEAAQPKEDTTKVVAQARKKYESGDLVGAIAMLRSIPANASAGIKETSAMINQWQQDWQKADALFNDINKALENGQWDKVLEYKNQPEKLPNIKYWQDKLEPVFKQATENVAKQALPKTENPGEPNNDMEESRNYEEESINETPSSEEPPQGGY, from the coding sequence ATGATTGGCAAGCTACTAGATCATCGATACCAAGTAATTAGAGTCCTGGCAATAGGGGGATTTGGTCAAACTTACATTGCTCAGGATACCCGACGGCCAGGCAACCCCACCTGTGTTGTCAAGCACCTCAAGCCTGCCACATCTGACCCCAGAGTATTTGAAACAGCCAAACGCCTCTTCAACAGCGAAGCCGAAACTTTAGAAAATCTGGGTCATCATGACCAAATACCCAGGTTACTGGCTTATTTTGACGAAAATCAAGAATTTTATTTAGTCCAAGAGTTTATTGACGGACATACTCTGACAGAGGAACTTATCCCTGGCAATCGTTGGAGTGAAGGCCAAGTTACTCACCTGTTGCAAGAAATTTTGTGTATCTTGGAATTTGTCCATCATCAAGGGGTGATTCACCGCGATATCAAGCCAGATAACATCATCCGTCGCACTGCTGATAATAAGTTAGTTTTAGTAGACTTTGGGGCGGTTAAACAATTGCGTACCCAACTGGTGACAGTGGGAGGACAATCATCTGCTACCGTGGCGATTGGTACTCCTGGCTATATGCCTACAGAACAAGGGCAAGGTAAACCCCGTCCTAACAGCGATATTTATGCTTTGGGGATTATAGCCATTCAAGCCTTGACGGGTATATTACCCACACAGTTACAAGAAGACCCCCAAACAGGAGAACTCATTTGGCGGCATTTAGTCAATGTAAGCGATCGCCTGGCAGTAGTCTTAAATAAAATGGTGCGCTATCACTTTAAAGATCGTTACCAAACTGCCTCAGAAGCTTTACAAGCCTTACAAAATGCTCTTAATCCTGTAGTAGCTGTATCCTCCACATCAGCAAAGTCTCTCAAGAACTCCTACTATCAATCAGCTAATCCATCATCCCCTGTCTCTCGCCAGCAAACTGTAGCCGTTGCGCCAACAAACCCAGTTGTTACCAAACCTGGACGTAAAGACTCTCACAACTCTGACCCATTACCTCTATTAATTGGGATTGTATTGGCGGGTGGCGCGGCTGCCTTAGTAGCTAACTTTTATCCCAATGTGAAAAATTTTGCTGCTAATGTTTTGAGTAATAACGCTACATCAGGAAATAAATGCTTGGCTGTAGTAGCTGGTAATTCTAATATCCGTTCTGAACCTAGTTCGATTAATACCGATACGGTTTTACAAACCATTGGTGTTAATACTAACTTTGAGGTCACAGGTAAACGGACAAAACGAGGTTGGGTAGAAATAAAATTTAACTCTAGTCGTTTGGCTTGGGCGCATTCGGATGTGATTATTAATGATCAACAGTGGACTTCTTGCCTACGGGATAAAGGTATTGCCTTGAAAACGGTTGATGATAGTACTCTGATTGCTGCTAGACCAGTACCTAAACCCCAACCGAAATTAGACTCTTTTATTAATTCAGCACCAGAACCAGAAGCTTCCCCAAACTCTCAGCCAACGGAAGCAGCACAACCTAAAGAAGACACCACTAAAGTTGTGGCACAAGCCAGGAAGAAGTACGAATCAGGGGATTTAGTCGGAGCGATCGCCATGCTAAGATCAATCCCGGCAAATGCTTCTGCCGGTATTAAAGAAACCAGTGCCATGATTAATCAGTGGCAGCAAGATTGGCAAAAAGCTGATGCCCTGTTTAATGACATCAACAAAGCCCTAGAAAACGGTCAATGGGATAAAGTTTTAGAATACAAAAATCAGCCAGAAAAATTACCGAATATTAAATATTGGCAAGATAAGTTAGAACCTGTATTTAAACAAGCCACCGAAAATGTAGCCAAACAAGCACTCCCCAAGACAGAAAATCCAGGGGAGCCAAATAATGATATGGAAGAATCACGTAATTATGAGGAAGAATCTATCAATGAAACACCCAGTTCTGAAGAACCTCCTCAAGGTGGTTATTAA
- a CDS encoding DNA cytosine methyltransferase, translated as MVQREQPIAIDLFAGAGGFGLGFEMAGFSVPLSVEIDTWACDTLRYNRPDSTVIQNDIGNFSTENDVKNICNFKPDIIIGGPPCQGFSIAGPAQKDPKDPRNGLFINFAQWIKFLEPKAFVMENVKGLLSRKNAEGFKVIDIIKKTFEELGYFVEVWVLNAAEYGIPQIRERIFIVGNKKGKVLGIPKKTHSLQFLNLNRSQLSIFDDMSIIPALTLWDAISDLPELNAREGSEEQPYHLKPQNTYQTWARNGSATLYNHVAMEHSDRLVERFRHIKWGESSSDVSKEHGARRRSGNGELSNKSYDQNNRRLNPHKPSHTIAASFYANFVHPFQHRNLTAREGARIQSFPDNYRFFGKKTVVSHKLLHREERFDEKFLCQYNQIGNAVPPLLAKVIAHHLLEKLELCQQLIEIL; from the coding sequence ATGGTACAAAGAGAACAACCTATTGCTATTGATTTGTTTGCAGGGGCAGGAGGCTTTGGTTTAGGTTTTGAAATGGCAGGCTTCTCTGTACCTTTATCTGTTGAAATTGATACCTGGGCTTGTGATACACTACGCTACAACCGCCCTGATTCAACAGTTATTCAAAATGATATCGGTAACTTTAGTACAGAAAATGACGTTAAGAATATCTGCAACTTTAAACCTGATATTATTATTGGCGGGCCTCCATGCCAGGGATTTAGTATTGCTGGGCCAGCCCAAAAAGATCCTAAAGATCCTAGAAATGGTTTATTCATCAACTTTGCACAATGGATAAAATTTCTTGAACCTAAAGCGTTTGTCATGGAAAACGTAAAAGGATTGCTATCAAGGAAAAATGCAGAAGGTTTTAAAGTTATAGATATTATTAAGAAAACATTTGAAGAACTTGGTTATTTTGTCGAAGTATGGGTTTTAAATGCTGCGGAATATGGCATTCCGCAAATTAGAGAACGTATTTTTATTGTTGGCAATAAAAAAGGTAAAGTACTAGGTATTCCTAAAAAAACACATTCTCTGCAATTTTTAAATTTAAATAGGTCTCAATTATCGATCTTCGATGATATGAGTATTATACCTGCACTAACTTTGTGGGACGCAATATCAGACTTACCAGAACTTAATGCGCGTGAAGGAAGTGAAGAGCAACCCTATCATTTAAAACCTCAAAATACTTATCAGACTTGGGCTAGAAATGGTAGTGCTACGCTTTACAATCATGTTGCAATGGAACATTCTGACCGTTTAGTAGAACGTTTCCGGCATATAAAATGGGGTGAATCCAGTTCGGATGTATCTAAAGAACATGGAGCTAGACGACGTAGTGGTAATGGTGAATTATCAAACAAATCATATGATCAGAATAATCGCCGTTTAAATCCTCATAAACCGTCTCACACTATTGCTGCGTCATTCTATGCTAATTTTGTCCATCCTTTTCAACATCGAAATTTAACAGCCCGTGAAGGAGCTAGAATCCAATCTTTTCCAGATAACTATAGATTTTTTGGAAAAAAAACTGTCGTATCTCATAAACTATTGCATCGAGAAGAAAGATTTGATGAAAAATTTCTTTGTCAATATAATCAAATCGGTAATGCTGTACCCCCTCTTCTCGCTAAAGTAATTGCACATCATCTTCTAGAGAAATTAGAGTTATGCCAACAACTGATAGAAATCCTCTAG
- a CDS encoding IS5 family transposase (programmed frameshift), protein MRRKSYSTDLNDSEWAILAPLIPPAKCGGHPRTTDMREVCNAIYYHLKTGCQWDMLPGDFPPSSTVYSYYRKWQKRGIWEQMNHTLRDQVRQKMGKSTQPTAIAADSQSVKTTGKKGDVYGFDGGKKVKGRKRQTLVDSLGLLLKVVVSEANAGERLLAAYTLMELLEERPELLEKVEVIWVDSGYDGDKFALSVWLMIQAHVEVIRRTNQEFQVLPKRWVVERTFGWLNQYRRLSKDYERLPEMSEAAIYAVMTRIMLRRLVV, encoded by the exons ATGAGACGAAAGTCTTATTCTACAGACCTTAATGACTCAGAATGGGCAATTTTAGCTCCTTTGATTCCACCCGCTAAATGCGGTGGGCATCCCCGAACAACTGATATGCGAGAAGTATGCAACGCTATCTACTACCATCTGAAAACAGGTTGTCAGTGGGATATGCTTCCAGGGGATTTTCCTCCTAGTTCAACTGTTTACAGCTACTATCGTAAATGGCAAAAACGAGGTATCTGGGAGCAAATGAATCATACTTTGCGCGATCAAGTTCGTCAAAAAATGGGGAAGTCAACTCAACCCACGGCGATCGCGGCAGACAGCCAGTCGGTAAAAACGACTG GAAAAAAGGGGGATGTGTACGGTTTTGATGGTGGCAAGAAGGTAAAAGGACGAAAGCGGCAAACTTTGGTTGATAGTCTGGGACTTTTGTTAAAAGTGGTTGTAAGTGAAGCAAATGCTGGAGAAAGATTACTTGCCGCCTATACTTTGATGGAACTGTTAGAAGAGCGTCCAGAATTACTGGAAAAAGTTGAAGTCATCTGGGTTGATTCCGGCTATGACGGTGATAAATTTGCGCTCTCTGTTTGGCTGATGATTCAAGCTCATGTTGAGGTAATCCGGCGTACTAATCAAGAATTTCAGGTTTTGCCCAAACGGTGGGTAGTAGAAAGAACATTTGGCTGGTTAAACCAGTACCGTCGTCTCAGTAAGGATTATGAGCGTCTCCCAGAAATGAGTGAGGCTGCCATATATGCCGTTATGACTCGTATTATGCTACGTCGTCTAGTCGTCTAA
- a CDS encoding Bpu10I family restriction endonuclease, with protein sequence MNSLLEEFLYYLFKDLVQDFGQNALIGKSHTFKDIFFVPPKYSEMLKRPYARIERKDHDFVIGATVQASLEAAPPPEQDNTPGEILAILKEEPDTYSEVTVTGNIETHIFDIPVVAIECKTYLDKTMLEGSSRAAEDLKARNPNSLYLVVMEWIKLTNDVNLRKYKVDQIYVLRQQKNTDREFRYESTYIKNSINPTVVQHLFKKVQHHLIKDWAGGIESGIQRGWLIDE encoded by the coding sequence ATAAATAGCCTCTTAGAAGAATTTCTTTATTATTTATTTAAAGATTTAGTACAAGATTTCGGGCAGAACGCTCTTATTGGTAAGTCACACACGTTCAAAGATATTTTCTTCGTACCACCAAAATATTCTGAAATGCTCAAGCGACCTTATGCGCGAATTGAGAGAAAAGATCATGATTTCGTAATTGGTGCAACTGTTCAAGCATCGCTTGAAGCAGCACCTCCTCCAGAACAAGATAATACTCCTGGTGAAATACTTGCAATTTTAAAGGAAGAGCCTGATACATATTCTGAAGTGACAGTCACGGGTAATATTGAGACACATATTTTTGATATTCCAGTTGTTGCAATCGAATGTAAAACATATTTAGATAAAACCATGCTTGAGGGATCTTCACGCGCAGCAGAGGATTTAAAAGCGAGAAATCCTAACAGTTTATACCTTGTGGTTATGGAATGGATAAAACTGACCAATGATGTAAATTTACGAAAATATAAAGTTGATCAAATTTATGTACTACGTCAGCAAAAAAATACTGATAGAGAGTTTAGGTATGAGTCAACTTACATAAAAAATTCAATTAATCCAACGGTAGTACAACATCTTTTCAAGAAGGTGCAACACCATTTAATAAAGGATTGGGCCGGTGGTATTGAGTCTGGGATACAGCGTGGATGGTTAATTGATGAATAA
- a CDS encoding GTPase family protein encodes MVRLKPWQWVILAMPIASIIIFLLVSAGMQIHAWGLSWIWAVFTLAFVAWRWLLVKWTQPAIRQIEAALAEVKEELKSAVEDTTPIVSSDRTQQAEAALQEILTIAQNDRPIWEDWTTFWQRCQDLVRAIALIYYPQVQYPLLNIYVPQAYGLIRGTVDDLDQWMQKLSPALNQVTIGQAYQAYEVYRKLEPSARKVWRAWNWAQWLLNPVAAAANRATKGTTNQANQQLLVNLGQLLREAALKNLCRQAIALYSGTTVNISTATVSTPTLPKTKTQTLENILAQAQPVEKVTQKPVNILLAGRTGAGKSSLINTIFQSNLAEVDVLPSTAEIQNYHWQTQDGETLNLLDTPGYEQVKRGDLRDSVLEYATKADLLLLVTPVLDPALQMDVDFLQEIKATVADIPAIAVVTQVDRLRPIREWQPPYDWELGNRPKEIAIREATEYRANLLGDFCNLVLPIVTGDTQTGRLAWGIEALSLGLIQAIAPAKQLRLARFLRNLEARTVAAAKIIDHYTLQMATTQGLTALLKSPVLQFISTISTGSPTLAYLLAEQIPVEQLPIVIGKLQMAYDLFSLLKTEESSTLNFDLLSLWPLLLENPTTPDRNAWAFGHALVEYWTQNLTVEQLRQRFDYYLQQI; translated from the coding sequence ATGGTGCGTTTAAAACCGTGGCAGTGGGTGATATTGGCAATGCCGATCGCCTCCATAATTATTTTCTTACTAGTATCCGCCGGGATGCAGATTCATGCTTGGGGACTAAGTTGGATTTGGGCTGTGTTTACCTTGGCATTTGTAGCTTGGCGTTGGTTGTTGGTGAAATGGACACAACCAGCCATCCGGCAAATAGAAGCTGCATTAGCCGAAGTTAAAGAAGAACTCAAATCTGCGGTGGAGGATACAACACCAATTGTTAGTAGTGATAGGACACAACAAGCAGAAGCAGCTTTGCAAGAAATTCTCACAATCGCCCAAAACGATCGCCCAATTTGGGAAGATTGGACAACATTTTGGCAAAGATGTCAAGATTTAGTGAGAGCGATCGCCCTGATTTATTATCCCCAGGTGCAGTATCCCTTACTAAATATCTACGTACCCCAAGCTTACGGATTGATTCGGGGAACAGTCGATGACTTAGATCAATGGATGCAGAAGTTATCACCAGCACTCAATCAGGTAACAATTGGGCAAGCATACCAAGCATACGAAGTGTATCGCAAACTAGAACCATCAGCGCGGAAGGTCTGGCGTGCATGGAACTGGGCGCAGTGGTTGTTAAATCCTGTGGCTGCGGCGGCTAACCGGGCAACTAAGGGAACAACTAATCAAGCAAATCAGCAATTATTGGTGAATTTGGGGCAATTACTGCGGGAAGCCGCTTTAAAAAACTTGTGTCGCCAGGCGATCGCCCTCTACAGTGGAACTACAGTAAATATCTCCACAGCTACCGTTTCTACCCCAACCTTACCAAAAACCAAAACTCAAACACTAGAAAACATTCTCGCACAAGCCCAGCCAGTCGAGAAAGTTACCCAGAAACCTGTAAATATTTTACTGGCAGGAAGAACGGGAGCAGGCAAAAGCAGTTTAATTAATACAATCTTCCAAAGTAATTTGGCAGAAGTTGATGTGTTACCCAGCACCGCCGAAATTCAAAATTACCACTGGCAAACCCAAGATGGGGAAACCTTGAATCTCTTAGACACACCAGGATACGAACAAGTTAAACGGGGCGATTTACGGGATTCCGTATTAGAATATGCCACCAAAGCCGACTTATTACTGTTAGTCACTCCTGTACTTGACCCCGCTTTACAAATGGATGTGGACTTTTTGCAAGAAATCAAAGCCACAGTTGCAGACATCCCCGCGATCGCTGTAGTTACTCAAGTAGATCGTCTGCGTCCCATCCGTGAATGGCAACCGCCTTATGATTGGGAATTGGGTAACAGACCCAAGGAAATTGCCATCCGCGAAGCTACAGAGTACCGTGCTAACTTGTTAGGAGACTTTTGTAATCTAGTCCTACCCATTGTCACAGGTGATACACAAACAGGTAGACTTGCTTGGGGAATAGAGGCTTTATCCTTGGGATTAATCCAGGCGATCGCCCCAGCCAAACAACTCAGACTCGCCCGCTTTTTGCGTAACCTAGAAGCCCGTACTGTAGCTGCTGCCAAAATCATCGACCACTACACATTACAAATGGCAACCACCCAAGGATTGACAGCATTACTCAAAAGTCCAGTGCTTCAGTTCATTTCTACCATTTCCACTGGTTCCCCAACCTTGGCTTACCTACTAGCAGAACAAATTCCCGTAGAACAGTTACCCATTGTCATTGGTAAACTGCAAATGGCTTATGATTTATTCTCACTATTAAAAACAGAAGAATCCAGCACCCTCAACTTTGACTTATTATCTCTGTGGCCGCTACTTTTAGAAAACCCCACCACACCAGACCGCAACGCCTGGGCTTTTGGTCATGCGCTAGTTGAATACTGGACTCAAAATCTCACAGTTGAACAATTACGACAGCGTTTCGACTATTATTTACAGCAGATTTGA
- a CDS encoding DUF1350 family protein — protein MKAKLRFQPVSHSWVALHPKPKGVIQFIGGAFFGTFAPMLFYRYLLQYLFDNGYTIILLPFNFTFNHYVEAGFLIREEYEITPQLIRMAKLANYDYQVYLNDRKFSWIGHSIGCKYIALLEAFSALPQQPKELEELIRDIVTKTSNPSDQAKNERKIQSIVENLEVLMNDLQQQRAKATQLIKYYLGYEPDTYWDRMENPNIDKTFFKSIFIKGQTSILLAPVNTGTDSAVPKFLANIIDRLGWGVKPSPQETYALIQATNLFNLLGLIRFKSDNIAKSTGDWFINVFKKPPTDFQNYLVGGHLKPLGIQLGGYVVNFPDSPPMIESPQRRNSELEIYIDKLLQALEKERQL, from the coding sequence ATGAAAGCAAAACTGAGATTTCAACCTGTTTCGCATAGCTGGGTAGCTTTACATCCAAAACCCAAAGGTGTTATTCAATTTATTGGTGGGGCTTTCTTCGGTACTTTTGCCCCCATGCTATTCTATCGCTATTTATTACAATATCTATTTGATAACGGCTACACTATTATTCTTCTACCTTTTAATTTTACCTTTAATCATTACGTAGAAGCAGGGTTTTTAATCAGGGAAGAATATGAAATTACCCCACAGTTAATTAGAATGGCAAAGCTTGCTAATTATGATTATCAAGTTTATTTAAATGATCGGAAATTTTCCTGGATAGGACATAGTATTGGCTGTAAGTATATTGCTCTTTTGGAGGCTTTTTCTGCATTACCGCAACAGCCCAAAGAACTGGAAGAATTGATTCGTGATATCGTAACCAAAACATCAAACCCATCAGACCAGGCGAAAAATGAACGCAAAATTCAAAGTATCGTCGAAAATCTAGAAGTCCTCATGAATGATCTCCAGCAACAACGTGCTAAAGCAACCCAATTAATTAAATATTATCTTGGGTATGAGCCAGATACTTACTGGGATAGGATGGAAAATCCAAATATTGACAAAACTTTCTTTAAAAGCATCTTCATTAAAGGACAGACATCTATACTTTTAGCGCCTGTCAATACTGGTACTGATAGTGCAGTTCCCAAATTTTTAGCAAATATTATTGATAGATTAGGCTGGGGTGTTAAACCCAGTCCTCAAGAAACTTATGCTTTAATTCAAGCTACCAATCTCTTTAATCTTCTGGGATTGATTCGCTTCAAATCAGATAATATTGCTAAGTCAACGGGTGACTGGTTTATCAATGTTTTCAAAAAGCCGCCAACAGATTTCCAAAATTATTTAGTCGGTGGTCATTTAAAACCTTTAGGTATTCAACTCGGTGGTTATGTAGTGAATTTTCCCGATAGTCCACCTATGATTGAATCGCCCCAAAGACGCAATTCCGAGTTGGAAATATATATAGATAAATTGCTTCAGGCTTTAGAAAAAGAACGACAACTATAG